The Tripterygium wilfordii isolate XIE 37 chromosome 23, ASM1340144v1, whole genome shotgun sequence genomic sequence tatatatatatatatatatatatatatatatatattagtcaaGGAAACATACTTCTGTAACTTGACCTATCAAAAACTACTCCACCTACAAAAGTTATCAAGAATCCCATAGTGAACTTTCTAGCAGTGTTTTAAAAGGTGATCAGGGCGTATGCCTTAAGGCGCGCCTCAAGGCGAGGTGTCTTTGATTTGCCTTCGGGCGTACGCCCTTGATATAGGTCTGTGAGGCATACGCCTCATATTCATAAGGCGTACGCCTCGGAACGGTGCGCACCAAGACGTACGAGGTGTAGGCCTCACAGAGTATTTCAGTAggttaaaaattaatttacgaAAAAGTGAAACATAACCTGAAATCCTGAATCGCGCCCCCCTCTCAAATCGCGACCTCGTCTCCAGCAGGCAACAACATCCCCTTCAAATCGCGCTCCCCCTTGCAGCCGCAACCTCCCTCTTGCAGCCGCGACCTTGTCTGCGGCAGTCGTAAGTCGCAACCTCAGCCTCtagagttatatatatatatatatatatatatatatatatatatatatatatatatatatatatgcatggtgATAAATCAATAGTGGGTCATTGACTCATTGCATATAAATAAATCCAAAGAGACATGCAATAATGAGGAATATTGGTGTACTGATATTTTGTCTGCTATTATATGAAAGTGTTCCCTGGTTGCTTTATTTATTTCTGCATATAGTGGTTAATTATGGGAAGCCAATAATGTTTGGGCTCGTGAAGTGTTAAACTCTTAATGTGCTTATGTGCTATATGTAATTTCCCCTTCTatggcttcaatttttttttttgttgatattatTATGCTTTTGCCTCAAATTGCGAGTGTTTCATCGTCTGTGCGGGTCTTTTTTTAGTTaatatgatgtgggtttttttttcctacatGAATTTGGCGCAATTGATTGGTTTTGTTCAATGCGATATGTGACTGTGTGTTGAATTGTTGATTGAGCTGTGTGAAACTGTGAATATGGTGAAAGCTACTGGAAGTAGTAAAAAAGATCCTGCTTGGAAGTATACAGAGGAGGTAGAAGTTGGAAAGGGGGAGAAGAAAGGATATTTATATGTGAAATGCAATTTTTGCAACAAAGTTCTTACCGGAGGCATTAAAAGGGCAAAAGATCATCTTGCATGCACACATAAAAATGTTGCTCCGTGTCCGAAGGTTCCTGAAGATGTTAAGCAGGAGATGAAAcaatatttggaaaaagggaCCGCGTTAAGGCATATGGCACATGGAAGGTTTGAGGAGAGAGTTTTGGCTGGTTCTTCTTTTGAAGGCATGAATTCTAATCCTACCAGTGTTAGTGAACCTGGTGGTGGTGAATGTGTGTCATCTTGAGGAGTTCGGGGGCCTATGGATAGGTACATTGCTATTTAGTATTTGCTAATGACTTTTATTTGATACTTTTGACAACTGACATCATTAATTCATTGTGcataatttggattttggatagGTACATTGCCAATGTTGATGACGATGAGGATGTTGATAGGGCAAAAACCACCATGAATAGCACAAATGCAAAACAAGCTTGGAGTCATGTTTGTTTGGATATCGGGAGGTTCTTCTTTGAAAATGCAATTCCTTTCAATGTGGCAAGGAGTCCATCATTCATCAATATGTGTCGATCAATTGGTTCATATGGACGAGGCCTTAAACCTCCTACCATGCATCAATTGAGAACATGGATTTTGAAGGAGGAGCTGGACACTTCTGAGAAAATAGTTAATGATATTAAGAAGACATGGGCGCACACAGGAGTTTCAATACTATCTGATGGTTGGACTGACATTTCTGGGAGGACTTTGATCAACTTTCTTGTGAATAATCCAAATGGGACAGTGTTCTTGAGATGTGTTGATGCTTCAGAACATGTGAAGGATGCAGATTTATTATTTAAGTTGCTTGATGGCATTGTTGAGGAAGTTGGGGAAGAGTTAGTGGTTCAGTTTGTGACAGACAATGCAAGTAACTACAAACCAGCAGGGAAAATATTGATGGAGAAAAGAAAGCACATTTATTGGACTCCATGCGCGGCACATTGTTTGGATTTGATGCTGGAAAAAATTGGAGAGTTGCCACAACATAAGAGAGCTGTACtcaaggccaagaaagtaaGCAATTTCATCAATAATCATGCTTGGGTGTTGGCTTTGATGAGGAAATTTACGAAGAGAGAAATCATTAGACCAGCTGTCACTAGATTTACAACTTCTGTGTTGACTTTAAGATGCATGTATGAGCTTAGACAACCTCTTGAATCAATGTTCACTTCACAACAATGGGCGGGTTGTAAATGGGCAAACACAAGTGATGCAAAGAGGTGAGGAAAATAGTTCTTAAAGACAAAACTTTTTGGCCTAGCGTGAGTTATGCACTTAAAACAACGGAGCCGTTGGTGGAAGTGTTGAGACTTGTTGATTTTGAGAAGAAACCTGCAATGGGTTATATTTATAATGCTATGGATAAAGCAAAGGAAGAAATAGCGAAAAACTTGGGTGGAGAACTAGCAGATTACAAGGAGATTTGGGACATTATTGATGAAAAATGGGAGTTCCAATTGCATCGTCCTTTGCATGCTGCTGCTTATTTCTTGAATCCCGAGTTTCAATATCAAGAGAACTTCCTTTTTGATGCAGAAGTGAAGGCGGGATTGTACAGTTCAATGAAAAAGATCATCCCTAATTCAAATAATTTCCTCACCGTTGATCTACAGATAGATGATTTTCGAAAGAAACAAGGGCTTTTTGGGTACGAAAATGCTAAGAGATCGGTCTCAAAGCGTTCTCCAGGTAACACTATGTctttaaaagtttcaaaattgattgaatttacATTAACTACTAAAATCTATTTGccgaattttgtttttgtttttgtttttgtagttGATTGGTGGATCAACTTTGGAGATGAAGTACCAGAATTGCAAAGGTTTGCAATCAAAGTTTTGGGACTCACTTGTTCGTCATCCACATGTGAACAAAATTGGAGCACATTCAATCAAGTGCACACAAAAAAGAGGAATCGGTTAACCACGAAGAAGATGAATGACTTGGTATATATTTTGTATAACAAGAAGTTGAAAGATCGACATTTAAAGCTTCAAGAGGTTACCGAAGATCCTTTGGTTCTTGATGACATAGCTTCGGATGATGAGTGGGTTGCTAATCCTCCTAATCCAAATGATATTGgagatgaaattgaaacttcGACATTGTATCAAGAAGAGCATAATGTTATTGGTGATTCTCAAGGATTGGAAGGAGgaagtggtggtggaggtggtggagcGAGTGGTGGTGGAAATGGAGGAGCGAGTGGTGGTGGAGATGGTGGAAGTGGTGGAGATGGTGGAGGTGCTGGAGCAAGCGGTGCTGGAGTTAGTGGAGCAAGAGCAAGTGGTGGAGCAAGCAAAAGGAAAATGAGTAAAGGTTAGAAAGTAGAGACTTAGAACTAAGATATTagtatcaaaaataaattatattttttttttactaatgttatatattttttactaaTGTTAGGGAAGGATAAAGAAACAAGGCCAATGAAAAAGAGTAAAGGTTAGAAAGTTAGAACTAATATGTCAGTGTCgaaaaaaatatgtttatttTACTAATGTTATATTCATTTTATTAATGTTAGGGAAGGATAATGGAAAAGGGGTTCTCATccgtgaggaagaagaagaggaattcCAAGATGCTAGTAGTGATGATTTGGATGAGTTGGATGGTCTACCTATTCGATTTGAGGATGACTCTTTAGATGATGAAGCAAGTGATGAAGATGATATCATGGATGAGGATGactattaataatttaatatgaaGAGAATATGAAAACTATgaactttatatttatttgtgtgctttgatttgttttttgcTTTGGTTTATACTTTgtattagacttctaaatatTGTTTGATGATTGTTTTGCTTAGAGCCTTGGACTTGAATTGATAatggttattacttattacttattagttGTTACTTAAGACTTGAATTGATGATATTATTTGGtgatttttgatgatattaatattattattgtcaTTTAGAGACTTGATaacttgaattgatgatggatggagttatgtcttcataaattgatatgattatattatttgaatgtgtacatGTACATTTTAGATTAATTCTTACCGAGGCTTACGCCTCGCCTCAAATAAGTCGAGCGCCTCAATTTCCGAATCCGCTTTTTAAAACACTGCTTCCTAGTATAAAAATTTCCTACCATATCTGCATTTGTATAACCACTCAATACATGTTCATCATTGCCAAAGCACAAGCATACCCTAGAAGTTCCTATGAGAGACCTAAGTATCCATTTCACTACTTCCTAATACTCCTTGACAACCCCAACTGCATGAGTAATGTATGGCCTTGAACAGACCATAACATGCATCAAACTACTAATTACAGAAGAATAAGGGATCTTTGCTCATTTGTTCTTTATCTTTCTCACTTGTAGGGCATTGTTGTGAAGTGAACTTGAAATGATATATAAGTGGAGATGACACAACTTTGGCTTTATTCATGTTGAATCTTTCAAGAACCTTCTCAATGTAGATTTCTTGAGATAACCAGAGCTTTCCATTCTTTCTATTAGGAGAGATGTTCATACCTATAATCTTCTTTGTCGATCCCAAGTCTTTCATGACAACAAATTTACTAAGCTTCTTATTCAACTTTTGCTTGCATCATGGCCAACAAtcaacatatcatcaacataaaacaAGAGAATAATCAAGTCATCACTAGAGTAATGCTTTATAAACACACAATGTCTTGTAGTACCTATGGTTTATAGAGTAATGCTTTATAGAGTAATGCCTTGTTGTACCTATGGTTTATCATAAAAGAATGGAACTTCTTGTACCACTATTTTGTTGCTTGCTTTAACCCATATAAACACTTGTTCAATTTACACACAATATGTTCTTTTCCCTAGACTTTTAAATCCTGAGGTTGTTCTACGAaaatttcttcttccaaatcACTATGAAGGAATGCATTTTTGACATCAAGTTGTTCAATCTCCCAATTCAAGCGAGGCACTAAACCAAGAATGACTCAGATAGAGGACATCTTCACAACTTGAGAGAAAATTTCTTCAAAGTCAACATATTTCTTTTGACCAAATCCTTTCATAACCAACTGTTCCTTGTACCTCAGCTATGAGTTATTATTTTCACTCTTTAACTTGTAAACCCATTTGTTCTTAAGAGCTTTCTTTCCTTGAGGTAACTTTACCAAGTCATAAGTGTGGTTCTCATGTAAGAATTTCCATTCTTCTTGCATAACAC encodes the following:
- the LOC119992786 gene encoding keratin, type II cytoskeletal 68 kDa, component IA-like: MNDLVYILYNKKLKDRHLKLQEVTEDPLVLDDIASDDEWVANPPNPNDIGDEIETSTLYQEEHNVIGDSQGLEGGSGGGGGGASGGGNGGASGGGDGGSGGDGGGAGASGAGVSGARASGGASKRKMSKGKDKETRPMKKSKGKDNGKGVLIREEEEEEFQDASSDDLDELDGLPIRFEDDSLDDEASDEDDIMDEDDY
- the LOC119992784 gene encoding uncharacterized protein LOC119992784, with protein sequence MDRYIANVDDDEDVDRAKTTMNSTNAKQAWSHVCLDIGRFFFENAIPFNVARSPSFINMCRSIGSYGRGLKPPTMHQLRTWILKEELDTSEKIVNDIKKTWAHTGVSILSDGWTDISGRTLINFLVNNPNGTVFLRCVDASEHVKDADLLFKLLDGIVEEVGEELVVQFVTDNASNYKPAGKILMEKRKHIYWTPCAAHCLDLMLEKIGELPQHKRAVLKAKKVSNFINNHAWVLALMRKFTKREIIRPAVTRFTTSVLTLRCMYELRQPLESMFTSQQWAGCKWANTSDAKSVSYALKTTEPLVEVLRLVDFEKKPAMGYIYNAMDKAKEEIAKNLGGELADYKEIWDIIDEKWESEGGIVQFNEKDHP